A window of Fusarium falciforme chromosome 1, complete sequence genomic DNA:
TGGGCGCAGGAAGAGATGTCGAGATTATGAGTTTGGGTCATACAAAAATGTATGTGAAATTTCCTCACGGAGTTCTACCGTCCTGGCATCAATGTTAACAAGACTTGCCAAGACCTTTTTACGGAGCACATGAGGCGCATTCATGGTGTAAGGGACTCGGAGGTTTCGTTTCGTTTCATGGTGATGAGATGATTAAGTATATGAGTGACGGGCTACGCGCCTAGATGATTATTTGAATACTAGAAGACACCTCCTATATGGCATCCCGTGAAGGCGTTGAGAACTCGTTCAAGTCAAGCTCGCTAGTGCTGACTAATGCTTGACTATCCGTATCAAcgcctccatccatcactcTTAGAGCATGAGCGTAAATTTTCACGATACCATTCCCGATGCACCTTTCGGTTTTTAAGACACAATTATGACCGATTTCACATTTGTAGTTTCAGACGGCATCTCAAAACGACCTTTAGCGTCTACCAGGAGTCACGCAGTCAAGAGCGGTTTACAACGCAAGAGTCGAGCAATAGATCCTAGGGGGTCCAAGGATTCCCAGCTCACCATCAGGCAAAAAGATACACTCAAGGGTCGATTCAGGGTCTCGAACGGGCCAAGCAAGTCTCAACAGGTTTCTCAGTTGATCAAGGAGAAACAAGCCGCCACAGCATCGACAGTCAGGACTCTCACAAAAGACTCTGCCAACTCACCAGGGGATGTCACCGCTGACCACCTTGACGCCGGTACTTATCCCAACACGCCATGGGATCTTGTCAAAGCTCCCAGCCAAGGCCGGGGAGACCCTTTCAACGCGTTTCCCATTCCTCTAACTGACAATGACGACAAGTTGATCAGATTCTGTACGTCGACTCGGGGGAAAACCGTTCGTCTTTACTAACAGGGGCAGTCATTTCTCGATTCGACCTTCGCGCTACCATTGCCTACATCCGAAAGCAATGGTGGGAAGGCTACGCCTTTTCAGATCCCCTGCTCATGCATACAACATTGGGCTTGGCAGCAGCTCTCTGGTCACAGCTGCTGCCGGATCCCAGAAAGGTGGCGAACGAAGGATGTAAGCAAAAGGCCCTAGTAATTCAGGGCGTTCGGGAAAGACTAGCTATGGGTGTCAACGATATGATACTGATCGGGACGATCGCCAGTCTTGCCAACATCGAGGTCGGGGCTTTGTGCTGCAGTCTTTGCATGGTGCTGACTATTTGATAGGGCACTGAAGGAAACTATGAGGCTGCCTGTGTGCACCTGAGAGCTGTTGATCTCTTGATCCGAGCGAGACGAGGCTAtgatgagctcaaggagaatgtCAACGTCCCTCGCGTGATAAACTGGTGGGTTCGTCGAAGGAGATCATCCCCATCTCTAACGTTGATAGGTCCGACATTCAAGCTGCTATTGGACTGGGTACAAAGCCCATACTTCCCATGATCCTTACCATGGATACGATATCGCTTCCACTCCGTATACTTGACGCTGCCAATACCCCAAGCCTAGCGCATTTAGGAGTGTTCGAGTCCAGCTTCGAGGACACAACCATTCAGGACAACTTCTCGCTTGTACGGCAGGCACAATACTCATTGAAGTCGAAGGACGTGCCCATGCAAGACTTTCGTGTACTGATCAACGTTGTTGACCACCATCTTCAGACAACTCTGGGGGGCGATGGTCTCACGTCCCAAGGGCGCATCCTCGTGACGACAGCACACGCCTTTTTCTACTTGATCATTCGGGAACTGGTCCCGGGCCATCACCTGCCTCGAGCGATTCTTAGACGCCTTAGGGAACAGTTGCGGGAGGATTTTATGCTGTtttccagccagccagtgTTCCAACCAGGGTTACTCTGGTGTCTGGTGATAGGGGCATCCGCGGCTTTTGAGTCTGGCCAAGACTGGGATTTCTTTTCCGGTAACTTGTCCAAGGCACTCATCTTACTGGGTGTTTCGAATTCTTTGGAGCTCGAAGTGATCTTGGCAGACTTTTTATGGCATGAGAAGTTTCCTGGGAAGTTTCTCGCCCAGTATGGTCACAGGCTGTTTCCGCTCATGTTGGGGGCTTCATAAGGGGATGCTCTACGAGGGTAAGATCGTGGGACAGGGGTTTGAAGCCTGATTGGAAGGAAAGATGGGTCTCATAGTCGAATCCTTGCCAGAGTCCACTTGATATGTCATATTTGAGTGGATGGGGGTTTCAATGTGGAATCTCTCAGTACGGATATAAGGCGAGATCTACTTCAGGGGTGTATTGGGAGCAACCAACACTAGCAAGAAGAGTCCATATACTGAATTAATACTTACGACATAAGACTCAGAGCTGCTGTTGTCTTTGCAATTCAATGTCCAAACAAAGTTGAATTCTAGGTTCCCGACTAAGGTTCGTTTATCGAATCAGTACGCCTGACCAACAGCCCTCATTACTTGATCCTCGTCACCCAGAGAAAAGAGAATACCCGTCCCTTCAATAGCCAAGACTAACAAACTCCCGGCGCCCAACCATACCGCAAACCCTTCAAGAGACTCTAGCTCAAATACCAACAGCATGGCTGAACACCCTTATGGCCAGCTGGCTCAACAGCTTGGCCCTGTCATCCTGAGGAAGTTCCTACGAAGAAAAGTCAGCTTGAACTTACACCACAGCGTATAAGAAAACATACCTGGAACACGGCATATACGCTCTTGCCCCTGGCATCTCGGATGGCCCCTAGCCTGTTTCCCGCCACGGCGCCAGCTACCATGCCCGGCACGTTGGCAACGATGAAGCCCAGGGCGCCGCCGCTCACGCCGCCCAGCATGCCCCAGAACTTGCCTGTGGGGTGGTTATCCCCTCCCTCAGCCATGCCCTCCTCCCGCATCATCTCCTCAAACACGTCGCTGAACTGGGCATTCTCCGTCTGCTCACGGTCCTGCGCGTTGGCCCCGCCGGCCTGTTTGGTGAAGAAGTTCCACGCCCATGAGTATGCGCTCTCGGGCGCCgccccctcctcgccctcggggATGTCCTCCTCGAAGGGGTCGGCCGGGGTGCTCGTGTTGAAGAGCTTGCGCTGGGCGTCGTACTCGCGACGGCGGTTGTTATCGGAGAGGGTATAGTAGGCGTCGTTGACGAGCTGGAACTTGCGGGTTCGTTCGGCTCGGTCTGGGGAGGTGCTGGCGACGCGATCGGGGTGCGTCTTCAAGGCAGCACTGGTAGGAGGTGTCAGCAAAGTTTCAGGCGCGATATCTCGGACATACCGCTTGTAGGCATCGCGGATCTGCTGAGTGGTGGCCGTCTCAGAGACCTCAAGGATGGCATCTGAAGTATTCGCCGTGTTAGCTGTCGGCGCATTCCATGGTGGGGTTGTTGGAGAGTTCACAGTAGTCTGGGGGAGCTCCGGTAGCCATTCTGACACTGTAGACGAGTATAGGGAACGAAGAAGCGATCTAGCGAGTGATGTGTCTAGGCAGAGAGTCAAGGTAGAGGCCAGGTTGTTACTGAAGTAGGTAAATTTGTATTGGTGGTAGGTAAGTACCAAGTAGAGGCTGCTATCGTTGAGGCCAAAAAGTGTCAACGTCATTGTGGCGGTGCACACGTGGCTGCAGCCAAGGTCCATTTTCAACCCCAGGTCCATGAAACCACCAGACCCTTCCCCTATGAACCAGATTTTGATCCTCCAAGATGAACTAGGTAGGTTGTTGCTTAACAAGTAGCAGTAGtagttgttgttgctgttgttgttggtttgTTTGAGGATTCGACTCAAATCATTAAAAAACGTATTCCGACTCGCATGGTATGTGTGTATGCAGCCCACCAGGTATCCCACCCCATTCTAGAACCGCCAACTCCAAAGGACACCGTATCACGACCCGGAAATTCAGTCAGGCCCTTGCTCCAGGTACAGCTGCGCCCTCGAGAGGGCATCCGCCGTGATGGCGTCCGCGTCCCCCTGCCGTCCGGCCTTTTGGTAGTGCGCGGCTAGCACCCACATGTCGCGGATCACGCGCAGGTTGTTGAGCGTGCCGTGGGCCACCTCGCGCTTGTAGATGGCGTACTGCAGGTTCTGCTCGGCCGTGTCCCACTCCTGTCGATCCTGCTGGACTCGGGCGAGCATCTTGCGCGCGTACGCGTGGAACCGATCGCTTGATCTGGACCCCGCCCCCGTGTCGGAGCTCGTGTggttgaggaggttgagggccagctgctcggccttcttcttgtcgcccACGTCCATCTGCGTAAACTCGAGACGCAGCGCCTCTATTCGTAGCCGGTCAGAGTCGTCCACTGTGAGGCCGTGGTCTTGTGCCTCGGCCATTGTTTCGAGGGCGTGGTACATGGCGTCCTGCCTCTTGGCGAGCTCGCTCCCTTTGCGCAGCCGCGTTCGTCCATCCCAGATAAGTTGTTCGTAGAGCCAGAGCCGTTGTGGATCCGAGGACTCGATGTGTTCGGCCAGCATGTCGACGTTTCGCATCCAGGCCTGACGTAGTATATGGCACAAGTAACTCCTCCCTTGATCTGAATGATAATCACATGTCCGTAGTTGCTGTAGAATCCGGAGGAGTGGGTGTTGAGCTGGCAGCTGTCGTTGTGCCAGAATAGTAGCATGATCCAAGAATAAACCCAGAAGTTGAAGATGTCCACGATCCACCATGTCAAAGATGGTGTCTAGGACGTGCCATACGAGGTCCGGGTGGTCCTCACTGAGGACAAACTCAAGTACATAGAAGCCTCTCCGTGCAGCCAAACCTGCAAGGTTCCCTTTTCCGTGGTACCACAGATCGAAAACAAGCTCAAACGTCCGGTACATTGTCCGGCTGTCCTGGATAGGGGGGTGATTTGGGTTCGCCAGATATCTCGACATGGGATCCGACGCAACGGGATATGCGTCCAGCTTGGACTGACTCCATGAGAAGACGCTGCCGAGAACCTGCTCGAGATTTGCGTAGGGCCCTACATTGTTAGAGGGCCGGATGAGGGCCATGGAGGTGTCATTGGCCTCTTCTGGAGACTGTTCCtcaggcgacgacgaggacgccGCAGTCTGATCGTCAActgtctctgtctctgcTGCTACTGCACTCTGGCAGTATGCCTCGGCAATCTGCGCAGGAGTGGAAGATGTGGAACCCGAGGGGCTCTTGCGATATGTGCGCTTCCTGAGATTCCACTTCTTTAAGCGCTTCTTGAACATTTGCTCTCTATTCCCCGGGCAAAAGTCAAGGGACGCGAATCAGCTAAGGTCTTTGATTTCTTCTACTTAGTCACAAAGGCTGCACTCACGTCGCTGCAAAGCCGTGCCTCGCCTGCAGGATGGCCATGGTCTCGTTGAGCTTGCGGTTGTCGCGGATGTACAGCCTCTTGATGACCTCGCGCATGGCCTCccactcctcctcggtgTGCTCCTTGGTGTAGGCCCTGTCGTCCACCGCCGGCGGGCAGCCCGGGAGGCGGGGGGCCAGGACCGGCAGAGTGGTGGACATGATGGGATCATGAAAGCGGCCAGACAGGGGGAGAGACTCGGCGGCCGAGCTGGATGGACAACGGCGGAAGTTGATAAGCTGTGCGGTCTCTCTAGCTGTTGCAAGATCCGGTTGGCAGcgtcggcatcggcatcggcatcggcaTGCCGGACCGTTGTGTGTGCATGGCGAGCGGGATCGATCTCGACTTGTCAAaggcgcctcctcctccgcctcatcGTCCAGCACATCACGTCGTTTAAGAAGGGTTCAGCGCCGGCCTCGTCTGATTGGTCGAGATAGTTCCCTGCATGAGGACCATCGTCTAGGCCGGTCGCGGTAATAGTCCAGAGTTTATTTACCAGCCCTAGGGCCTGGAATCAAGCCCATACCCGGTGCCAGCCACTGGCCAGGTGTCAAAAGGGACGAGGCTTGGTGAATGTTGAGCCAGATTCGCCCGCATCTTTAACCTCTTCAAGAGTACAACATTCGTGAGCGTCAGGGCGTGGCCCACAACTTTAATTCGACTGGATGAGCTCAGACTCCCCACCTTGAGGGAGCTGCCCACATGGTGTCATTAGAACCGCAGCCTTCGGATGCAGCTGCCGTTTTGGGCCATGGCGATGACCTCACAAGCGACCCCGATGGTTTTCGGGTTGTGCATTGAACCTTTGCTCTTGAAACTTGATTAAAGGTTGCCACAGGTTATGGCCTGATTGCTTGCCATCCCTGTGTCTACAATCCATTAGGCGACTCACATAGTCAAATACGCCCTTTCGCTACAGCCCAAAACTAACATGGCACCCAACCATCAAAGTTGAGACCCGACACCCTCGTAATTCAGCAAATCACAGCCCATTAGATTCAGGAACATGCTCGTCGATCAAACTACACGGTCATGTGTTTCAATTTCAACTCGTGGTATCGTCCAGTTTCACGCTGATACTCCATTTGCCCATACCGTCAGAAAACACCAGTCCAACTCTCCATCAGTCACGCCAAGAAACCTCCCGAACGCCAAATAAACTCCCCCTCGAACGCCATTGATACCAAGCTTTCGACTAGACATGTTCCAGATGTTTCGACGTTCCTTGGCCCCATAGCCAAGCTTGATGGTCGCGAAATCCATTGCTGCAGGGGTCAAGCGCTTGCGTCAAGTGGTGTGCGTTTCCAGAATCCCGGATTTCCCTGAATTCCAAATTGCCACCGCTCATTCGTCGTGTTTCGAGTTCCTCCATAAGCTCCCTTGCCAGTCATCCCAGCTCAATAATGTCTAAGTCATGTTCAATATTAATCCCAGCCTTCCATGTCATCCACCCCTAAAAAGATCGATACTTCCACAGCAAGCTTGCGCCTTCGACTTGCAGCTGCAGAGTCTCGACTATTGGTGGCTTGTCTCGTAATCGTTTCGTCAGCGTCGAGTGCGCGGCCTTTAGGAACCGCCTCTTGAACCGTCTCCAATCTTCGTTGGTAGGTTTGCGGTTCAACTctgccgcctcctcctcgccatccGTCCCGCTCTCGCCcagatcgtcgtcgtcttcgtcagcctcctccgcctgGAGGGGGTAGTACTGAAACTCATTCTGGTGAAAGTGCCATGGGTTGTGGATGCTGATCCCCAGCTCGTTGTCAAACTTGAACGAGTAGTTGTGGTGAAAGAGCTGCAGTCCATAGGGCCATTCGGCCATGGGAGGGTTCGGATGAGTGCACTGAAACTCCTCGTGGACGACAAATAGAACCTTTTTCAGTCGTGGGAATCGGCGAAGCTTTTTGATAAACATGGTCATATTGTTCCTCGATACCTTTCCGCTGAGCATGGGGTGAAAGATTCCCGTCGCAAAGCCATACGACGTCCCGAGGGCCACTTGGCGCATGTTCTCTCTCATAAAGTCCACTTGTGAAAGAAAGTGCAGGGCTCTTAGAAGCCGCCTGATGAGGAGGTAGGGTTCAAGCAGGACGACATCCCGTACAGAGTCGATGTACTTTGTTGTTCCAGATAACGTCAGCCGCTTGTAGCGGTGCAGCACGTATGCCCGCGACTCTCTGCATACGGCGGCCAGCACAGGCGGGGGCTCATTCGAACTATTCGCAAACGTGAGCCCTGCCGAGGCTGGAGTTTTGAAGTTTGAGTGCGGAGTATCGAGGACTTCAAAAACCCGCGGCTCTGGTAGGGCATACGCCCATACCATGGACCGCAGCTCTCCTGGTAGTTTGACAAAGGACGGGAAACTCGTCGACATTTCTTCCTCGCACGATGGAGGATCAAGGTCAAAATTGGCTCACCTTGACTCCTCACGATGATTCAAATACCCGCCAGGCCAGCCAAGGAGAGGGGACCATCCTACTATCCCGGCAGAATGGCGTGGCTGCTCACCTCCGCAATCACCCCACGATTTGTCCCCATATCCTCTAGGCGAGCTCTCCCCGCTGGACAAGTCATTCACCTCGGCTTAGTCGAAGTAGGCGCGAATGAATGTCTATCTCCCTACGCCATGGAGGATAATGTTGCGTAAACGCCCACGTTTTTGCACGAATGGCGGGGGAGTCTTTTACATCCGCGCTGCTAGGTTGGTGGTGCTCGGGAAGCTTGTTTCGGGTAGAGGCCGATGAGTCCATAGATAGTGGACGGAGCAGATATCTTCCGCTGGATCGAGGTTGTCACTGCGACACCGGTTCTTGGCAGTATGCCACAGAGAGTTgcagtcttggcctcgatgatCTGCGCTGTAACTGGTGGCGGCTTGCAGCGGGACGGGCCATGTACCATTGTAAATGGGATTGAGGGTGCAAGATAAGTGATGGTGGGCTGATTCAACAACCCACGATGTGTTGGTTGGTGCTCGTCTCGCGAATCACGACTCGGAAATTCCGACACCGGAGTTTTTAGAGACCGAAATAGAGTGATTTGAACGGCAACATGGATTCGAGGATCTTGAAACGACAAGGAACATCTCGATTGTTGCGTCGACCAACAGCAACTTACATCGGACTTTGCAAGTCTCTAATCTACCTACCCTGGAGCGGGGACACGAGAGATGATATTCCAATCGGCGATATACTTAATCCGAGGAACCCACCTGACTAAGCAGGCTCCAACCGCGCGAAGCGGAACCGCATAAAAATCTCGATCGCGAGCTGAAGCTGTgcttctcttttctctttttcttcttcgtGCGGCTGGCATGACCTGAAATTTTATATTCTCCGTGTTGCTCGAATCCCTTACCAATGGATAAAATCGCAGCGTCAGTTGTGCCACAGATTAATCAAAATTGCAGGCCCGCCCTACCATCGCTTGGTTCTGGTGCTTTTGATGCACCTCAGTCGTGGTTGGGAGGCAGGACATATCTAAACCCAATGCTTTCGTGAAGTGAATATGTGTGTACCTCATGTAGGAATGCGCAAGTTGAAAACGGCCCTGAGGATCGCAATGTCGCCTTGACTAGGAACGAGAGTGCGTGAATGCTTGACGAACCGACGTCTTGATCTCTATTCTCTACCTGGACAACGACATCTTGCGTGCTGCCTCTTTGTTATTGAAACCCCAATTACATTCTCCTTAAGCGCATGGCCATTTCACTCTGAATCGCATTCAGGTGTGTCCTGGTATCGTcacaggaaaaaaaaaatatgtGCCAAGCTTAACCCAATTCTTCATGCATAACATTACTCGTCTTCTCCAACCTTCTGCAGCTTACCCATCTCGCGCTTGGCTCCAGCCTCGCCAATGAGCTTCACCCGATCAAGCCGGACGGTCTCGCCATCACCCTCGCCCTGCTGGACGTAGACGATTAGGGTTGACGTCTTTGTGAACTTGACAAAGCGCAGTCCAACATTGACCGTTCCGTCGGCGTTCCAGTCCTCGGCAGGGATGTCGATGATCTGTGTGGGCTCGGTCTCGTCGGCCTCGCTGAAGTCGAGGTTGTGGGGACGGTTGATGTACAGGTGGATGATTCCTGGTCGCATTGGcgcatcctcgtcgtctttggGGGGAAGCGAAGTAAGCTGCGCATTGGTTAGAGTGGTAGTCCAGTAAAAAAATACGGCGCAACTTGCCTGGAGGGTGTGAAGCTTGACGGTCGACTGGAAGGGAATGAACAGGAGCAGCTGGTCGTCGGCGCCGCTCTGGACAAAATCCTTGGCCGTTCCCTTGCCATTGCTCAGTCCGCTGGGCTTGCTCCCCT
This region includes:
- a CDS encoding J domain-containing protein, with amino-acid sequence MTLTLFGLNDSSLYLVLTYHQYKFTYFSNNLASTLTLCLDTSLARSLLRSLYSSTVSEWLPELPQTTVNSPTTPPWNAPTANTANTSDAILEVSETATTQQIRDAYKRAALKTHPDRVASTSPDRAERTRKFQLVNDAYYTLSDNNRRREYDAQRKLFNTSTPADPFEEDIPEGEEGAAPESAYSWAWNFFTKQAGGANAQDREQTENAQFSDVFEEMMREEGMAEGGDNHPTGKFWGMLGGVSGGALGFIVANVPGMVAGAVAGNRLGAIRDARGKSVYAVFQELPQDDRAKLLSQLAIRVFSHAVGI
- a CDS encoding Clr5 domain-containing protein is translated as MSTTLPVLAPRLPGCPPAVDDRAYTKEHTEEEWEAMREVIKRLYIRDNRKLNETMAILQARHGFAATEQMFKKRLKKWNLRKRTYRKSPSGSTSSTPAQIAEAYCQSAVAAETETVDDQTAASSSSPEEQSPEEANDTSMALIRPSNNVGPYANLEQVLGSVFSWSQSKLDAYPVASDPMSRYLANPNHPPIQDSRTMYRTFELVFDLWYHGKGNLAGLAARRGFYVLEFVLSEDHPDLVWHVLDTIFDMVDRGHLQLLGLFLDHATILAQRQLPAQHPLLRILQQLRTCDYHSDQGRSYLCHILRQAWMRNVDMLAEHIESSDPQRLWLYEQLIWDGRTRLRKGSELAKRQDAMYHALETMAEAQDHGLTVDDSDRLRIEALRLEFTQMDVGDKKKAEQLALNLLNHTSSDTGAGSRSSDRFHAYARKMLARVQQDRQEWDTAEQNLQYAIYKREVAHGTLNNLRVIRDMWVLAAHYQKAGRQGDADAITADALSRAQLYLEQGPD
- a CDS encoding 2EXR domain-containing protein, giving the protein MSTSFPSFVKLPGELRSMVWAYALPEPRVFEVLDTPHSNFKTPASAGLTFANSSNEPPPVLAAVCRESRAYVLHRYKRLTLSGTTKYIDSVRDVVLLEPYLLIRRLLRALHFLSQVDFMRENMRQVALGTSYGFATGIFHPMLSGKVSRNNMTMFIKKLRRFPRLKKVLFVVHEEFQCTHPNPPMAEWPYGLQLFHHNYSFKFDNELGISIHNPWHFHQNEFQYYPLQAEEADEDDDDLGESGTDGEEEAAELNRKPTNEDWRRFKRRFLKAAHSTLTKRLRDKPPIVETLQLQVEGASLLWKYRSF